The proteins below are encoded in one region of Gadus macrocephalus chromosome 14, ASM3116895v1:
- the cdhr5a gene encoding cadherin-related family member 5 gives MEDKPGHKPATLLLRCVLLVAFCNLCRAQKICTVLPGPVYVPENNTVDIVVAKINADSDVRLTIVKNPEDLFFLKEDEVLVKKGLDYESPSGAEAMVVQVQCSRSGSRSVNVSVKVFVQNVNDNPPNFLQDHYLLEVNELSPLNSSVGVVDASDIDSEVLYYRLEPTTDKYFRLENINTPRILVQNILDYDVIQKINLVLHVQDILNGSTSNKPFFTSVATITVHVKDIDNRPPWYQPCVRANLGMAKLCVSTGYKGRVNLTEKEEGNLILEPGPLYAKDGDKNRSESISYKILRGNEGNIFQINEETGNISMVKAADIVGPITLVVLASQVTNRDQFAMTQVTIEVMKKSRNPPRFDRERYDGFIYSNSIPESMILRDRTSNRPYRVRAGDEDFATGVNPDVRYEVQYSSYVNVTAEGFVILKRVVKTESFALQLKAVDTTTGEYGTAALTVQVIPAVAVPSQTGGGYRAGDMALLGLIMAALLILCLIVIGFLISHLWKGNTNVNKLSECLSPCLRSKQHKSGHRDSMQYTNDGFQNEGDPSRGGGRRCAAAAKRSTVPQARGRVIPMERRGHHCSSCGLYTNHVPKGSPLARASGRIWEDLETKLKRRKREGQKTVWFKESEDSSDIEVEIIPDTVGRVAEETAEEMDAEMEGGAGETASATEGGGEGDAKTEPSEDVAAGGSDSAKEGEEVNGGGHENAGGQA, from the exons ATGGAGGACAAACCTGGACACAAACCTGCCACCCTCCTGCTGCGATGCGTGCTGCTCGTCGCCTTCTGCAACCTCTGTCGTGCGCAAAAGA TTTGTACAGTTCTTCCGGGGCCCGTGTATGTTCCAGAGAACAACACCGTGGATATCGTGGTGGCAAAAATCAACGCCGATAGCGACGTGAGGCTGACCATTGTCAAAAACCCGGAGGATCTCTTCTTCTTAAAGGAGGATGAAGTGCTGGTGAAGAAAGGCCTGGACTATGAG tcCCCATCAGGAGCAGAGGCCATGGTGGTGCAGGTGCAGTGTAGCAGATCAGGCTCCAGATCT gTGAATGTCTCCGTTAAAGTGTTTGTTCAAAACGTCAACGACAACCCGCCAAACTTTCTGCAGGACCACTATCTTCTAGAAGTGAATGAG CTCAGCCCCTTGAACTCCAGCGTTGGAGTTGTAGACGCTTCGGATATTGATTCGGAGGTGCTGTACTATCGCTTAGAGCCCACCACA GACAAGTATTTTCGCCTTGAGAACATTAACACTCCGAGGATACTGGTCCAAAACATATTGGACTATGACGTGATACAAAAGATCAATTTGGTTTTGCATGTCCAG GACATACTCAACGGTTCGACCTCCAATAAGCCCTTCTTCACATCGGTGGCCACAATCACAGTCCATGTGAAGGACATTGACAACAGGCCTCCATGGTACCAGCCCTGTGTGAGGGCCAACTTAGGAATGGCAAAGTTATGTGTCAGCACCGGCTATAAGGGCAGAGTCAACCTGACCGAGAAAGAG GAGGGGAACTTGATACTGGAGCCAGGTCCTCTGTACGCAAAGGATGGAGACAAGAATCGAAGCGAGTCCATAAGCTATAAAATACTCAGAG GGAACGAGGGCAATATCTTCCAGATTAATGAAGAAACAGGAAACATCTCCATGGTGAAGGCTGCTGACATCGTCGGTCCAATCACTCTCGTTGTTCTG GCTTCTCAAGTGACCAACCGGGATCAGTTTGCCATGACACAGGTGACCATAGAGGTGATGAAGAAGAGCCGGAACCCACCCCGTTTCGACCGGGAACGATATGACGGCTTCATCTATAGCAACTCCATACCGGAGAGCATGATCCTGCGAGACCGCACCTCCAACCGACCCTACAGGGTCCGGGCGGGGGATGAGGACTTTGCTACT GGAGTGAACCCTGATGTCCGGTACGAGGTGCAGTACAGCAGTTATGTCAACGTCACCGCCGAGGGCTTTGTCATTCTGAAGCGAGTGGTGAAGACCGAATCCTTCGCACTGCAG CTCAAGGCTGTGGACACCACAACGGGGGAGTACGGTACAGCTGCCCTCACAGTCCAGGTTATACCTG CGGTGGCTGTCCCCTCCCAAACCGGGGGAGGCTACCGGGCGGGGGACATGGCTCTCCTGGGTCTGATCATGGCAGCCCTGCTGATTCTCTGCCTCATCGTGATTGGCTTCCTGATTTCGCACTTGTGGAAGGGGAACACCAACGTCAATAAGCTATCTGAG tgCCTGAGCCCTTGCCTGCGCTCCAAGCAGCACAAGAGCGGCCACAGGGACTCCATGCAGTACACCAACGACGGCTTCCAGAACGAGGGCGACCCGAGTCGCGGCGGCGGCCGGCGCTGTGCCGCCGCCGCCAAGCGCAGCACCGTCCCGCAGGCCAGGGGACGGGTCATCCCCATGGAGCGCCGGGGCCACCACTGCTCCTCGTGCGGCCTCTACACCAACCACGTGCCCAAGGGAAGCCCCCTGGCGCGGGCGTCGGGCCGGATCTGGGAGGACCTGGAGACCAAGCTCAagcggaggaagagggaggggcagaAGACGGTGTGGTTCAAGGAGAGCGAGGACTCCTCGGACATCGAGGTGGAGATAATCCCCGACACGGTGGGCCGGGTGGCCGAGGAGACGGCGGAGGAGATGGACGCCGAGATGGAAGGGGGGGCCGGGGAAACGGCGTCGGCGACAGAGGGTGGCGGGGAAGGGGACGCAAAAACGGAACCTAGTGAGGACGTGGCCGCCGGAGGTAGTGACTCTGccaaggagggagaggaggtgaacgGAGGAGGACACGAGAACGCCGGGGGCCAAGCGTAA
- the ctsd gene encoding cathepsin D: MRVLSLLTFAALALISHALIRIPLKKFRSIRRQLTDSGRTSEELLAPKHSLKYNFGFPSSNAPTPETLKNFFDAQYYGEIGLGTPPQIFTVVFDTGSSNLWVPSIHCAFTDIACWLHHKYNSAKSSTYVKNGTEFAIQYGSGSLSGYLSQDTCTIGDLSIDKQVFGEAIKQPGIAFIAAKFDGILGMAYPRISVDGVVPVFDSLMAQKKVDQNVFSFYLNRNPDSEPGGELLLGGTDPKYYTGDFNYVNVSRQAYWQIHMDGMGVGSQLSLCKGGCEAIVDTGTSLITGPAEEVRALQKAIGATPIIQGEYMVSCDKIPTLPVITFTVGGQSYSLTGEQYVLKESQGGKTICLSGFMGLDIPAPAGPLWILGDVFIGQYYTAFDRDNNRVGFAKAKSTK; the protein is encoded by the exons ATGAGAGTGTTATCCTTGCTTACTTTTGCTGCTCTAGCCCTGATCAGCCATGCACTTATTCG AATCCCCTTGAAGAAATTCCGCTCCATCCGAAGACAACTGACGGACTCCGGGAGGACATCAGAGGAGCTCCTGGCTCCCAAACACTCCCTCAAGTACAACTTTGGCTTCCCCTCCAGTAACGCACCCACTCCAGAAACCCTGAAGAACTTCTTCGAC GCCCAGTATTACGGAGAGATCGGTCTAGGCACTCCCCCTCAGATCTTCACTGTGGTGTTCGACACAGGCTCATCCAATCTGTGGGTTCCCTCAATTCACTGCGCCTTCACAGACATCGCCTGCT GGCTGCACCACAAGTACAACTCTGCTAAGTCCAGCACGTACGTGAAAAATGGCACAGAATTTGCCATCCAGTACGGATCTGGCAGCTTGTCTGGCTACCTCAGTCAGGATACGTGCACA ATTGGAGACCTATCCATTGACAAACAGGTTTTCGGAGAGGCCATCAAGCAGCCAGGCATAGCCTTCATTGCTGCGAAGTTTGATGGCATCCTTGGCATGGCTTACCCACGCATCTCAGTGGATGGGGTGGTGCCAGTGTTTGATAGCCTCATGGCCCAGAAGAAGGTGGACCAGAATGTTTTCTCCTTCTACCTCAACAG GAACCCGGACTCTGAGCCCGGTGGtgagctgctgctgggaggAACCGACCCCAAGTACTACACTGGAGACTTCAACTACGTCAACGTCAGCCGCCAGGCCTACTGGCAGATCCACATGGACGG GATGGGAGTGGGTAGCCAATTGAGCCTGTGCAAGGGGGGCTGTGAAGCCATTGTGGACACCGGCACGTCCCTCATCACGGGCCCCGCGGAGGAGGTCCGGGCCCTGCAGAAGGCCATCGGGGCCACGCCCATCATCCAGGGAGAG TACATGGTGAGCTGTGACAAGATCCCCACGCTGCCCGTCATCACCTTCACCGTGGGCGGACAGTCCTACTCCCTGACGGGAGAGCAGTATGTCCTCAAG GAAAGCCAAGGGGGTAAAACCATCTGTCTGAGCGGCTTCATGGGCCTGGACATCCCTGCCCCGGCCGGGCCCCTGTGGATTCTGGGAGATGTATTCATTGGCCAATATTACACCGCCTTCGACCGCGATAACAACAGAGTGGGCTTTGCTAAAGCTAAGTCAACTAAGTAA